In Sulfurihydrogenibium subterraneum DSM 15120, a single window of DNA contains:
- the glyA gene encoding serine hydroxymethyltransferase has translation MLENLKNTDPEVYKAVSLEFKRQQEHLEMIASENYTSQAVMEAQGSVLTNKYAEGLPHKRYYGGCEYVDIVEDLAIERLKKLYGADHANVQPHSGSQANQAVFFSQLQPGDTILGMRLDHGGHLTHGAKVNVSGVVFNSVQYGLNPKTELIDYDEVYRLAKEYKPKLIIAGASAYSRIIDFAKFREVADEVGALLMVDMAHYSGLIAGGVYPNPVPYAQFVTSTTHKTLRGPRGGFILCKEEYAKDIDKWVFPRLQGGPLMHVIAAKAVAFKEALSDEFKKYAQQVVKNAQVLAEELMAQGLRIVSGGTDSHMMLVDLRPLNVKGNQAEEALGKANITVNKNAIPFDPEKPAITSGIRLGTAALTTRGMKENDMRRIAKNIVKVLKNLDNEKVIQEVKEDVLSLCSSYPLYPNWWKDYGYGE, from the coding sequence TTGTTAGAAAATCTTAAAAACACTGACCCAGAGGTTTATAAAGCAGTTTCTTTAGAGTTTAAGAGACAGCAAGAACACCTTGAAATGATAGCATCAGAAAACTACACTTCTCAAGCTGTAATGGAAGCTCAAGGAAGCGTCCTAACTAACAAGTATGCAGAAGGACTACCTCACAAAAGGTACTACGGTGGGTGTGAGTACGTAGACATAGTAGAAGACCTTGCGATAGAAAGACTAAAAAAACTCTACGGTGCAGACCACGCAAACGTCCAACCTCACTCAGGGTCTCAGGCTAATCAGGCTGTGTTTTTCTCTCAGCTCCAGCCTGGTGATACAATACTGGGAATGAGATTAGATCACGGTGGACACTTAACCCACGGTGCAAAAGTAAACGTATCAGGAGTTGTTTTTAACTCTGTTCAGTATGGATTAAATCCAAAAACAGAGCTTATAGATTACGATGAAGTTTATAGACTTGCAAAAGAGTACAAACCAAAACTTATAATTGCAGGAGCTTCCGCCTACTCTCGCATAATAGATTTTGCTAAATTTAGAGAGGTAGCTGACGAAGTAGGAGCTCTACTTATGGTAGATATGGCTCACTACTCTGGATTAATAGCAGGAGGAGTTTACCCTAACCCTGTTCCTTATGCCCAGTTTGTAACTTCAACAACCCATAAAACCCTAAGAGGTCCAAGAGGAGGATTTATACTCTGTAAAGAAGAGTACGCTAAGGATATAGACAAGTGGGTTTTCCCAAGACTTCAAGGTGGACCTTTGATGCATGTAATTGCAGCTAAAGCGGTTGCATTTAAAGAAGCTCTTTCTGATGAGTTTAAAAAGTATGCTCAGCAGGTTGTAAAAAACGCTCAAGTTTTAGCAGAAGAACTTATGGCACAGGGTCTTAGAATAGTATCTGGTGGAACTGACTCTCATATGATGCTTGTAGATTTAAGACCTCTAAACGTTAAAGGAAATCAGGCTGAAGAAGCTCTTGGAAAGGCAAATATTACAGTAAATAAAAACGCTATACCTTTTGACCCTGAAAAACCAGCTATCACCTCTGGAATAAGACTTGGAACTGCAGCCCTTACAACAAGAGGAATGAAGGAAAATGATATGAGAAGAATTGCTAAAAATATAGTTAAAGTACTGAAAAATCTTGATAATGAAAAAGTTATTCAAGAAGTAAAAGAAGATGTATTGTCTTTATGCTCATCTTATCCACTTTATCCAAACTGGTGGAAAGATTACGGTTATGGAGAATAA
- the lipA gene encoding lipoyl synthase has translation MKPKVKSPLLPEVFRIKKLLRSLNLHTVCEEASCPNIGDCFSRKTATFMIMGDVCTRNCPYCNVNHGKPLPLDPDEPENIAKAVKMLGLKHVVITSVDRDDLLDGGASHFAKVIEKVRQINPDTTVEVLIPDFKGNLESLKVVVNSKPDVINHNIETVKQLYKKVRPQGNYERSLKIIKAVKELDSSVITKSGFMLGLGETKHQVIELLQDLKNHDCDVITIGQYLQPSKNHLPVEKYYTEEEFKEFEEIGYQIGFKQVFSGILVRSSFHAGEVYERVRL, from the coding sequence ATGAAACCAAAAGTAAAATCTCCACTTCTTCCAGAAGTTTTTAGGATTAAAAAGCTTCTTCGCAGTCTTAACTTACATACAGTCTGTGAGGAAGCTTCTTGTCCTAACATAGGAGATTGTTTTTCCAGAAAGACCGCAACCTTTATGATAATGGGTGATGTATGTACGAGAAACTGCCCATACTGTAATGTAAACCACGGAAAACCTCTTCCCTTAGACCCAGACGAACCTGAAAATATAGCCAAAGCAGTTAAAATGTTAGGTCTAAAACACGTAGTTATTACATCCGTAGATAGAGATGACCTTTTAGACGGTGGAGCTTCCCACTTTGCCAAAGTGATAGAGAAAGTAAGACAGATTAATCCAGATACAACCGTGGAAGTTTTAATACCAGATTTTAAAGGAAATCTTGAGTCGTTAAAAGTAGTAGTAAACTCTAAACCTGATGTTATTAACCATAACATTGAAACTGTAAAACAGCTTTACAAAAAAGTAAGACCTCAAGGAAATTATGAAAGGTCTTTAAAGATAATAAAAGCTGTAAAAGAGTTGGACAGCAGTGTCATTACAAAGTCTGGATTTATGCTTGGTTTAGGTGAAACAAAGCATCAGGTTATTGAGTTATTACAAGACTTAAAAAATCACGATTGTGATGTAATAACAATCGGACAGTACTTACAACCCTCCAAAAACCATCTTCCTGTGGAAAAGTACTACACAGAAGAAGAGTTTAAAGAGTTTGAAGAGATAGGCTATCAAATAGGATTTAAGCAGGTTTTTTCAGGTATCCTTGTAAGAAGCTCCTTTCATGCAGGAGAAGTTTACGAGAGAGTAAGGTTATAA
- a CDS encoding glycosyltransferase family 2 protein — translation MYKVSILIATYNQEDYIKEAVESALSQDYTNIEVIVSDDCSTDKTIEVLTSIKDPRLKVFRNEKNIGRIQNHRKLLYELASGDLVAFLDGDDFYVDKSFISKAVKLFEKDKEIVSVIGGYKDVFYNGEEKIFNYEKEDIVNGLDIFLGKYRVMYAHGSWIYRRNLIENCNFFTGNVKIGDDLEGWYESLFFGRVGILPVIAFAHRIHFDNGVVKVNPDLLLEDLFLYDVVADFGKSFGFDENLMERWRIYNTLKKAESFVSWSISLYRRKIYTKEFLYNLIESFIDKFSQKYGMNFTFKKNPKLLRLELNLKRIKYRL, via the coding sequence ATGTATAAAGTTTCAATTCTTATAGCTACTTACAACCAAGAAGATTATATAAAAGAAGCTGTAGAATCAGCTTTGTCTCAAGATTACACTAATATTGAAGTTATAGTATCCGATGATTGTTCTACAGATAAAACCATTGAAGTTTTAACAAGTATAAAAGACCCTCGATTAAAAGTATTCCGAAATGAGAAAAACATTGGAAGAATTCAAAATCATAGAAAACTTCTTTATGAGCTTGCATCTGGAGATTTAGTTGCCTTTTTAGATGGAGATGATTTTTATGTAGATAAAAGTTTTATATCAAAAGCTGTAAAGTTATTTGAGAAAGATAAAGAGATTGTATCCGTAATTGGTGGTTATAAAGACGTTTTTTACAATGGAGAAGAAAAAATTTTTAACTATGAAAAAGAAGATATTGTAAATGGTTTAGATATATTTTTGGGAAAGTATAGGGTAATGTATGCCCACGGCAGCTGGATATACAGAAGAAACCTAATTGAAAATTGTAACTTTTTTACTGGAAATGTAAAAATAGGAGATGATTTAGAAGGATGGTACGAATCACTTTTCTTTGGTAGAGTTGGAATTTTGCCTGTAATTGCTTTTGCCCATAGAATACACTTTGATAATGGAGTTGTAAAGGTTAATCCAGACCTACTATTAGAAGATTTGTTTTTATACGATGTGGTTGCAGATTTTGGCAAATCTTTTGGATTTGATGAAAATTTAATGGAACGGTGGAGGATATACAACACTTTAAAAAAGGCAGAAAGTTTTGTATCTTGGTCTATTAGCTTATACAGAAGGAAAATATACACAAAAGAATTTCTTTATAACCTTATTGAAAGTTTCATAGATAAATTTAGCCAAAAGTATGGTATGAATTTTACATTCAAAAAGAATCCAAAACTTTTGAGATTAGAATTAAACTTAAAGAGAATTAAATATAGGTTATAA